Proteins encoded by one window of Pseudorca crassidens isolate mPseCra1 chromosome 3, mPseCra1.hap1, whole genome shotgun sequence:
- the UNC5A gene encoding netrin receptor UNC5A isoform X1, which produces MAVRSGLWPAFLGIVLAAWLRGSGAQQSATVANPVPGSNPDLLPHFLVEPEDVYIVKNKPVLLVCKAMPATQIFFKCNGEWVRQVDHVIEHSMDGSSGLPAMEVRINVSRQQVEKVFGLEEYWCQCVAWSSSGTTKSQKAYIRIAYLRKNFEQEPLAKEVSLEQGIVLPCRPPEGIPPAEVEWLRNEDLVDPSLDPNVYITREHSLVVRQARLADTANYTCVAKNIVARRRSASAAVIVYVNGGWSTWTEWSVCSASCGRGWQKRSRSCTNPAPLNGGAFCEGQNIQKTACATLCPVDGSWSPWSKWSACGLDCTHWRSRECSDPAPRNGGEECRGTDLDTRNCTSDLCVHTASGPEDVALYVGLVAVAVCLLLLLLVLILVYCRKKEGLDSDVADSSILTSGFQPVSIKPSKADNPHLLTIQPDLSTTTTTYQGSLCPRQDGPSPKFQLTNGHLLSPLGGGRHTLHHSSPTSEAEDFVSRLSTQNYFRSLPRGSSNMAYGTFNFLGGRLMIPNTGISLLIPPDAIPRGKIYEIYLTLHKPEDVRLPLAGCQTLLSPIVSCGPPGVLLTRPVILAMDHCGEPSPESWSLHLKKQSCEGSWEDVLHLGEEAPSHLYYCQLEAGACYVFTEQLGRFALVGEALSVAAAKRLKLLLFAPVACTSLEYNIRVYCLHDTHDALKEVVQLEKQLGGQLIQEPRILHFKDSYHNLRLSIHDVPSSLWKSKLLVSYQEIPFYHIWNGTQQYLHCTFTLERVSPSTSDLACKVWVWQVEGDGQSFNINFNITKDTRFAELLALESEGGLPALVGPSAFKIPFLIRQKIITSLDPPCSRGADWRTLAQKLHLDSHLSFFASKPSPTAMILNLWEARHFPNGNLSQLAAAVAGLGQPDAGLFTVSEAEC; this is translated from the exons GGGCCCAGCAGAGTGCCACAGTGGCCAACCCGGTGCCCGGCTCTAACCCAGACCTGCTTCCCCACTTCCTGGTGGAGCCTGAGGACGTGTACATCGTCAAGAACAAGCCGGTACTGCTAGTGTGCAAGGCCATGCCCGCCACACAAATCTTCTTCAAGTGCAACGGGGAGTGGGTGCGCCAGGTGGACCACGTGATCGAGCACAGCATGGATGGGAGCAGCG GACTGCCTGCCATGGAGGTCCGCATCAATGTCTCGAGGCAGCAGGTGGAGAAGGTGTTTGGGCTGGAGGAGTACTGGTGCCAGTGCGTGGCATGGAGCTCCTCGGGCACCACCAAGAGTCAGAAGGCCTACATCCGCATTGCCT ATTTGCGCAAGAACTTTGAGCAGGAGCCGCTGGCCAAGGAGGTGTCCCTGGAGCAGGGCATCGTGCTGCCCTGCCGCCCGCCAGAGGGCATCCCTCCAGCTGAG GTGGAGTGGCTCCGGAACGAGGACCTGGTGGACCCATCCCTGGACCCCAATGTGTACATCACGCGGGAGCATAGCCTGGTGGTGCGACAGGCCCGCCTGGCCGACACGGCCAACTACACCTGCGTGGCCAAGAACATCGTAGCTCGTCGCCGCAGCGCCTCCGCTGCTGTCATCGTCTACG TGAACGGTGGGTGGTCGACGTGGACCGAGTGGTCCGTCTGCAGTGCCAGCTGTGGGCGTGGCTGGCAGAAAAGGAGCCGGAGCTGCACCAACCCGGCGCCTCTCAACGGGGGCGCCTTCTGTGAGGGGCAGAATATCCAGAAAACAGCCTGCGCCACCCTGTGCCCAG TGGATGGCAGCTGGAGCCCGTGGAGCAAGTGGTCGGCCTGTGGGCTCGACTGCACCCACTGGCGGAGCCGTGAGTGCTCTGACCCAGCACCCCGCAACGGAGGTGAGGAGTGCCGAGGCACTGACCTGGACACCCGCAATTGTACCAGTGACCTCTGCGTGCACA CTGCTTCCGGCCCAGAGGACGTGGCGCTCTACGTGGGCCTCGTAGCCGTGGCCGTGTGcctcctcctgctgctgctcGTCCTTATTCTTGTGTACTGCCGCAAGAAGGAGGGACTGGACTCGGATGTGGCCGACTCATCCATTCTCACCTCAGGCTTCCAGCCCGTCAGCATCAAGCCCAGCAAAGCAG ACAATCCCCATCTGCTCACCATCCAGCCAGACCTCAGCACCACTACGACCACCTACCAGGGCAGTCTGTGTCCCCGGCAAGATGGGCCCAGCCCCAAGTTCCAGCTCACCAACGGGCACCTGCTCAGCCCGCTGGGTGGCGGCCGCCACACGCTGCACCACAGCTCACCCACTTCTGAGGCTGAGGACTTCGTCTCCCGCCTCTCCACCCAGAATTACTTCCGCTCCCTGCCCCGCGGCTCCAGCAACATGGCCTATGGGACCTTCAACTTCCTTGGGGGCCGGCTGATGATCCCTAATACAG GCATCAGCCTCCTCATCCCCCCAGACGCCATACCCCGAGGAAAGATCTACGAGATCTACCTCACACTGCACAAGCCGGAGGATGTGAG GTTGCCCCTAGCCGGCTGTCAGACCCTGCTGAGTCCCATCGTTAGCTGTGGGCCCCCCGGAGTCCTGCTCACCCGGCCAGTCATCCTCGCCATGGACCactgtggggagcccagccccgAGAGCTGGAGCCTGCACCTCAAAAAGCAATCCTGCGAAGGCAGCTGGGAG GATGTGCTGCACCTCGGCGAGGAGGCGCCCTCCCACCTCTACTACTGCCAGCTGGAGGCCGGCGCCTGCTATGTCTTCACGGAGCAGTTGGGCCGATTCGCACTGGTGGGAGAGGCTCTCAGCGTGGCCGCGGCCAAGCGCCTCAAGCTGCTTCTGTTTGCCCCCGTGGCCTGCACCTCCCTCGAGTACAACATCCGAGTCTACTGCCTGCATGACACCCACGATGCACTCAAG GAGGTGGTGCAGCTGGAGAAGCAGCTGGGAGGACAGCTGATCCAGGAGCCTCGCATCCTGCACTTCAAGGACAGTTACCACAACCTGCGCCTGTCCATCCATGACGTGCCCAGCTCCCTGTGGAAGAGCAAGCTCCTCGTCAGCTACCAG gagatcCCCTTTTATCACATCTGGAATGGTACACAGCAGTACCTGCACTGTACCTTCACCTTGGAGCGCGTCAGCCCCAGCACCAGCGACCTGGCCTGCAAGGTGTGGGTATGGCAGGTGGAGGGCGACGGGCAGAGCTTCAACATCAACTTCAACATCACCAAG GACACGAGATTCGCTGAGCTGCTGGCCCTGGAGAGTGAAGGGGGGCTCCCAGCCCTAGTGGGCCCCAGTGCCTTCAAGATCCCCTTCCTCATTCGGCAGAAGATCATTACCAGCCTGGATCCACCCTGTAGCCGGGGTGCCGACTGGCGGACTCTGGCCCAGAAACTCCACCTGGACAG CCATCTCAGCTTCTTTGCCTCCAAGCCCAGCCCCACAGCCATGATCCTCAACCTGTGGGAGGCGCGGCACTTCCCCAACGGCAACCTCAGCCAGCTGGCTGCAGCAGTGGCCGGACTTGGCCAGCCAGATGCTGGCCTCTTCACAGTGTCAGAGGCCGAATGCTGA
- the UNC5A gene encoding netrin receptor UNC5A isoform X2: MAVRSGLWPAFLGIVLAAWLRGSGAQQSATVANPVPGSNPDLLPHFLVEPEDVYIVKNKPVLLVCKAMPATQIFFKCNGEWVRQVDHVIEHSMDGSSGLPAMEVRINVSRQQVEKVFGLEEYWCQCVAWSSSGTTKSQKAYIRIAYLRKNFEQEPLAKEVSLEQGIVLPCRPPEGIPPAEVEWLRNEDLVDPSLDPNVYITREHSLVVRQARLADTANYTCVAKNIVARRRSASAAVIVYVDGSWSPWSKWSACGLDCTHWRSRECSDPAPRNGGEECRGTDLDTRNCTSDLCVHTASGPEDVALYVGLVAVAVCLLLLLLVLILVYCRKKEGLDSDVADSSILTSGFQPVSIKPSKADNPHLLTIQPDLSTTTTTYQGSLCPRQDGPSPKFQLTNGHLLSPLGGGRHTLHHSSPTSEAEDFVSRLSTQNYFRSLPRGSSNMAYGTFNFLGGRLMIPNTGISLLIPPDAIPRGKIYEIYLTLHKPEDVRLPLAGCQTLLSPIVSCGPPGVLLTRPVILAMDHCGEPSPESWSLHLKKQSCEGSWEDVLHLGEEAPSHLYYCQLEAGACYVFTEQLGRFALVGEALSVAAAKRLKLLLFAPVACTSLEYNIRVYCLHDTHDALKEVVQLEKQLGGQLIQEPRILHFKDSYHNLRLSIHDVPSSLWKSKLLVSYQEIPFYHIWNGTQQYLHCTFTLERVSPSTSDLACKVWVWQVEGDGQSFNINFNITKDTRFAELLALESEGGLPALVGPSAFKIPFLIRQKIITSLDPPCSRGADWRTLAQKLHLDSHLSFFASKPSPTAMILNLWEARHFPNGNLSQLAAAVAGLGQPDAGLFTVSEAEC, translated from the exons GGGCCCAGCAGAGTGCCACAGTGGCCAACCCGGTGCCCGGCTCTAACCCAGACCTGCTTCCCCACTTCCTGGTGGAGCCTGAGGACGTGTACATCGTCAAGAACAAGCCGGTACTGCTAGTGTGCAAGGCCATGCCCGCCACACAAATCTTCTTCAAGTGCAACGGGGAGTGGGTGCGCCAGGTGGACCACGTGATCGAGCACAGCATGGATGGGAGCAGCG GACTGCCTGCCATGGAGGTCCGCATCAATGTCTCGAGGCAGCAGGTGGAGAAGGTGTTTGGGCTGGAGGAGTACTGGTGCCAGTGCGTGGCATGGAGCTCCTCGGGCACCACCAAGAGTCAGAAGGCCTACATCCGCATTGCCT ATTTGCGCAAGAACTTTGAGCAGGAGCCGCTGGCCAAGGAGGTGTCCCTGGAGCAGGGCATCGTGCTGCCCTGCCGCCCGCCAGAGGGCATCCCTCCAGCTGAG GTGGAGTGGCTCCGGAACGAGGACCTGGTGGACCCATCCCTGGACCCCAATGTGTACATCACGCGGGAGCATAGCCTGGTGGTGCGACAGGCCCGCCTGGCCGACACGGCCAACTACACCTGCGTGGCCAAGAACATCGTAGCTCGTCGCCGCAGCGCCTCCGCTGCTGTCATCGTCTACG TGGATGGCAGCTGGAGCCCGTGGAGCAAGTGGTCGGCCTGTGGGCTCGACTGCACCCACTGGCGGAGCCGTGAGTGCTCTGACCCAGCACCCCGCAACGGAGGTGAGGAGTGCCGAGGCACTGACCTGGACACCCGCAATTGTACCAGTGACCTCTGCGTGCACA CTGCTTCCGGCCCAGAGGACGTGGCGCTCTACGTGGGCCTCGTAGCCGTGGCCGTGTGcctcctcctgctgctgctcGTCCTTATTCTTGTGTACTGCCGCAAGAAGGAGGGACTGGACTCGGATGTGGCCGACTCATCCATTCTCACCTCAGGCTTCCAGCCCGTCAGCATCAAGCCCAGCAAAGCAG ACAATCCCCATCTGCTCACCATCCAGCCAGACCTCAGCACCACTACGACCACCTACCAGGGCAGTCTGTGTCCCCGGCAAGATGGGCCCAGCCCCAAGTTCCAGCTCACCAACGGGCACCTGCTCAGCCCGCTGGGTGGCGGCCGCCACACGCTGCACCACAGCTCACCCACTTCTGAGGCTGAGGACTTCGTCTCCCGCCTCTCCACCCAGAATTACTTCCGCTCCCTGCCCCGCGGCTCCAGCAACATGGCCTATGGGACCTTCAACTTCCTTGGGGGCCGGCTGATGATCCCTAATACAG GCATCAGCCTCCTCATCCCCCCAGACGCCATACCCCGAGGAAAGATCTACGAGATCTACCTCACACTGCACAAGCCGGAGGATGTGAG GTTGCCCCTAGCCGGCTGTCAGACCCTGCTGAGTCCCATCGTTAGCTGTGGGCCCCCCGGAGTCCTGCTCACCCGGCCAGTCATCCTCGCCATGGACCactgtggggagcccagccccgAGAGCTGGAGCCTGCACCTCAAAAAGCAATCCTGCGAAGGCAGCTGGGAG GATGTGCTGCACCTCGGCGAGGAGGCGCCCTCCCACCTCTACTACTGCCAGCTGGAGGCCGGCGCCTGCTATGTCTTCACGGAGCAGTTGGGCCGATTCGCACTGGTGGGAGAGGCTCTCAGCGTGGCCGCGGCCAAGCGCCTCAAGCTGCTTCTGTTTGCCCCCGTGGCCTGCACCTCCCTCGAGTACAACATCCGAGTCTACTGCCTGCATGACACCCACGATGCACTCAAG GAGGTGGTGCAGCTGGAGAAGCAGCTGGGAGGACAGCTGATCCAGGAGCCTCGCATCCTGCACTTCAAGGACAGTTACCACAACCTGCGCCTGTCCATCCATGACGTGCCCAGCTCCCTGTGGAAGAGCAAGCTCCTCGTCAGCTACCAG gagatcCCCTTTTATCACATCTGGAATGGTACACAGCAGTACCTGCACTGTACCTTCACCTTGGAGCGCGTCAGCCCCAGCACCAGCGACCTGGCCTGCAAGGTGTGGGTATGGCAGGTGGAGGGCGACGGGCAGAGCTTCAACATCAACTTCAACATCACCAAG GACACGAGATTCGCTGAGCTGCTGGCCCTGGAGAGTGAAGGGGGGCTCCCAGCCCTAGTGGGCCCCAGTGCCTTCAAGATCCCCTTCCTCATTCGGCAGAAGATCATTACCAGCCTGGATCCACCCTGTAGCCGGGGTGCCGACTGGCGGACTCTGGCCCAGAAACTCCACCTGGACAG CCATCTCAGCTTCTTTGCCTCCAAGCCCAGCCCCACAGCCATGATCCTCAACCTGTGGGAGGCGCGGCACTTCCCCAACGGCAACCTCAGCCAGCTGGCTGCAGCAGTGGCCGGACTTGGCCAGCCAGATGCTGGCCTCTTCACAGTGTCAGAGGCCGAATGCTGA